A genome region from Akkermansiaceae bacterium includes the following:
- a CDS encoding DnaB-like helicase C-terminal domain-containing protein translates to MSQSIQEHATDQEPAGDETALDPALAENSSKHPAANTVSDAPEATDVKSLVQNALERCQGLLFCDVASRGLSTGLSLLDEMSNGLEPGRVYLIAARPSMGKTSLLLQILAEVCLKQQIPSLFFTGDLSVPEVIDRLVFNRAMAPLHALTDPAYTPNKGDLMRIQKSAHELAGSGLILDGIRDLTIEAIAAKARDARAEAGLGFIVIDHLHLIRSESTPSETSRKRETVRVIHEIRNLALELGLPILVSAHLKRRAEGRLPRIGDIREAGAIEHEADFIGLLHREPPITDEECVELLVAKNNNGPPGAIRLFLTKEIQRFEEGPVVPNEEQEMIRAWRNYKSEKNFPWEGG, encoded by the coding sequence ATGAGCCAATCAATCCAAGAGCATGCGACTGACCAAGAACCCGCTGGTGATGAAACGGCTCTTGACCCGGCATTGGCTGAAAATTCCAGCAAGCACCCGGCGGCCAATACAGTCTCAGACGCGCCCGAGGCCACAGATGTCAAATCCCTCGTGCAAAATGCTCTGGAGCGATGCCAGGGGCTTCTTTTTTGCGATGTTGCATCCCGTGGGCTGTCCACTGGCCTCAGTCTATTGGACGAAATGAGCAACGGTTTGGAACCCGGCAGGGTCTATTTGATCGCGGCACGTCCCTCCATGGGCAAGACCTCCCTGCTCCTGCAGATTCTGGCAGAGGTGTGTCTGAAGCAGCAGATCCCATCCCTTTTCTTCACCGGCGACCTCTCTGTCCCTGAGGTTATCGACAGACTGGTCTTCAACCGGGCCATGGCGCCTCTCCACGCGCTTACCGATCCCGCATACACTCCTAACAAAGGCGACCTAATGCGCATCCAGAAATCCGCGCATGAACTGGCTGGCTCGGGACTGATTCTGGACGGCATACGGGACCTGACCATTGAGGCGATCGCAGCCAAAGCTCGTGATGCACGTGCCGAAGCTGGCCTTGGGTTCATTGTGATCGACCACCTCCATTTGATCCGGTCGGAATCCACTCCGTCCGAAACCTCCCGCAAGCGTGAAACGGTTAGGGTAATACACGAAATCAGAAACCTCGCCCTGGAATTGGGATTGCCCATTCTCGTGAGCGCCCATCTAAAACGCCGGGCTGAGGGACGCTTGCCAAGAATCGGTGACATTAGGGAGGCGGGTGCCATCGAACACGAAGCCGACTTCATCGGACTGCTTCACAGGGAACCTCCGATCACGGACGAGGAATGTGTTGAGTTGCTGGTCGCTAAAAACAACAACGGTCCTCCTGGTGCCATCAGGCTCTTCCTGACCAAGGAAATCCAACGCTTTGAAGAAGGCCCGGTCGTTCCAAACGAGGAACAGGAGATGATCCGGGCATGGAGGAACTACAAAAGCGAAAAGAATTTTCCGTGGGAAGGCGGTTGA
- the zorA gene encoding anti-phage defense ZorAB system ZorA — MPRHWSEWKWPIDDLRDLTDFWVVGIVGIGLILITWAIWRTIEVGIRTGRYLRLAKKLGSNGALSQTRSGWSQRKGCRLASDFNDMLVEVPRAGAPLERDLKRCGPASEVFNTASMGQGIVGSRLLMATPAILTGLGVLGTFVGLAMGIGGLDLGSENIEDLDKSISPLIKGSSTAFVTSVWGVTCSILFTLVEKILEWFAVRRIRSVQTAFDSLAPRYTPEESMIALHRSSSQQEEILKGLAVAIGEQMQKAINRIGEGITEAVKEALGGQAQDLGKMSADLMSKALTDELANLQQAVTGMSDGFKTEFGAASEKLSSTISGFDTLLNGVDSTVKSSQTAMTQAVERLTAHEEVVKGLQEGAANLQKAATELSSMRETFTLSAEKNAEAAGAQEKAASKNELVADKLDKIGDKLPEVQEAVASGAQIIASLGQPLLELKEILSKTPEILGGQAEEQAVRDEKRSSLLLQQTEVLANTVAEAATKFAQIETLATSLSTSAVSLEKAGSALGQLSANISSASEKQVAAANASEKAAAAGERAAEKLEPIPGSLEGLSGTLETASSKIKEGADAARDVYRELVEHQKQWIQGVELGLTAMRDRLQDILDQYGESVEGNTRNHMELWTRAVNESLSKFSAQVQILEGAVTDLTNEMNN, encoded by the coding sequence GTGCCCCGCCACTGGAGCGAATGGAAATGGCCCATCGATGACCTCCGCGACCTGACGGACTTCTGGGTCGTTGGCATCGTTGGCATTGGGTTGATTCTCATCACATGGGCCATCTGGAGAACGATCGAGGTCGGGATAAGGACAGGACGATACCTCCGGCTGGCAAAGAAACTCGGATCCAACGGTGCGCTGTCACAAACGCGCTCAGGGTGGAGCCAACGCAAGGGATGCAGGTTGGCATCGGATTTCAACGACATGCTGGTGGAAGTGCCGCGTGCGGGCGCGCCGCTCGAAAGAGATCTAAAGAGGTGCGGCCCCGCGTCCGAAGTATTCAACACCGCAAGCATGGGTCAGGGAATCGTCGGCAGCCGCCTGCTGATGGCGACTCCGGCCATCCTGACTGGACTCGGGGTGCTCGGCACCTTCGTCGGCCTGGCAATGGGAATCGGAGGGCTCGATCTCGGATCGGAAAACATCGAAGACCTGGACAAGAGCATCTCTCCGCTCATCAAGGGAAGTTCCACTGCCTTCGTGACCTCGGTCTGGGGTGTGACTTGCAGCATCCTGTTCACCCTCGTCGAAAAGATCCTCGAATGGTTTGCCGTGCGTCGCATCCGGAGCGTGCAAACCGCTTTCGATTCCCTGGCACCCCGCTACACCCCGGAAGAGAGCATGATCGCCCTGCACCGTTCCTCATCCCAGCAGGAAGAGATCCTCAAGGGGCTGGCGGTGGCAATCGGCGAGCAGATGCAGAAAGCGATCAACCGGATTGGCGAAGGGATCACCGAAGCGGTCAAGGAAGCTCTCGGAGGCCAGGCACAGGATCTTGGCAAGATGAGCGCGGATCTGATGTCGAAAGCGCTGACTGATGAACTCGCCAACCTGCAACAAGCAGTCACTGGGATGTCAGACGGTTTCAAAACGGAATTTGGTGCTGCCAGCGAAAAACTTTCGTCCACAATTTCGGGGTTCGACACTCTCCTCAATGGCGTGGACTCGACCGTTAAGTCATCCCAGACAGCAATGACCCAGGCGGTCGAACGTCTCACGGCGCACGAGGAAGTCGTAAAGGGACTGCAGGAGGGAGCCGCAAACCTGCAAAAGGCGGCAACCGAGCTGAGTTCCATGCGCGAGACATTCACCCTTTCCGCCGAGAAAAATGCAGAGGCTGCTGGCGCCCAGGAGAAGGCTGCCTCCAAGAACGAGCTGGTCGCTGACAAACTGGATAAGATCGGGGACAAGTTGCCCGAGGTGCAGGAGGCCGTTGCCTCTGGAGCCCAGATCATCGCCTCGCTCGGCCAACCTCTGCTCGAACTGAAAGAGATACTTAGCAAGACCCCGGAAATTTTAGGCGGACAGGCGGAAGAGCAAGCGGTTCGTGATGAGAAGCGGTCGAGTCTGCTGCTGCAACAGACCGAAGTCCTTGCAAATACGGTCGCGGAGGCAGCAACGAAGTTTGCCCAGATCGAAACGCTGGCTACGAGCCTGAGCACTTCGGCAGTGAGCCTGGAGAAGGCTGGATCGGCACTTGGGCAGCTGTCGGCAAACATCAGCTCGGCATCGGAGAAGCAAGTGGCGGCCGCAAATGCATCGGAGAAAGCTGCGGCGGCGGGAGAGCGCGCTGCGGAGAAATTGGAGCCGATCCCGGGATCCTTGGAGGGCTTGTCAGGGACGCTGGAAACCGCGAGTTCCAAGATCAAGGAGGGAGCGGATGCGGCACGTGATGTTTATCGGGAGCTCGTGGAGCACCAGAAGCAGTGGATTCAGGGTGTCGAACTGGGCCTGACCGCGATGCGAGACCGACTTCAGGACATCCTGGATCAGTATGGCGAGTCCGTCGAAGGCAACACCCGGAACCACATGGAGCTTTGGACTCGGGCGGTGAACGAATCGCTGAGCAAGTTCTCGGCCCAGGTTCAGATCCTTGAGGGAGCCGTCACCGACCTGACTAACGAAATGAACAACTGA
- a CDS encoding glycerate kinase, with protein MHILIAPDKFKGSLTGRVAAQAIRDGFAKVFPDAAYILLPLADGGEGILDAFRDASDDVKPAGTTVSDALGRDVEASWLLMADGTAIIESSQANGLWRIAENERDVQRSSTFGVGQLLLAAASAGASRIIVGIGGSATNDAGIGLASALGCRFLDESGNNLDAIPLNFPRITSIDSSGLRKLPPIRVACDVSNPLLGPRGATRVYGSQKGLPPEAMESAEAGLSRFAEICGAHFGTRFQETPGAGAAGGLGYGLMTFCSASLESGFDCIAGALGAEKLIALAGLVITAEGSLDSQTLEGKTPHGVSKLARKHGVPVYALAGRLADEELLHGHFDGIASIMNSPMTLEQAIESAPQLLELAATRLAHTLRNSKS; from the coding sequence GTGCATATCCTCATCGCGCCGGACAAGTTCAAGGGCTCCCTGACCGGGCGCGTGGCGGCGCAGGCGATACGCGACGGCTTTGCCAAGGTTTTCCCGGATGCCGCCTACATCCTTCTGCCCCTTGCCGACGGCGGAGAGGGCATCCTGGATGCTTTCCGGGATGCCTCCGATGACGTCAAACCCGCCGGAACCACGGTCTCCGATGCCCTCGGGCGCGATGTCGAGGCCTCATGGCTGCTCATGGCGGACGGCACCGCCATCATCGAGTCCTCCCAGGCGAACGGTCTCTGGCGGATCGCGGAAAACGAACGCGATGTCCAACGTTCATCCACCTTCGGGGTCGGACAGCTGCTCCTCGCAGCCGCCTCTGCCGGAGCATCACGCATCATCGTAGGCATAGGCGGCAGCGCCACCAACGACGCGGGAATCGGCCTGGCCTCCGCCCTCGGCTGCCGTTTCCTGGATGAAAGCGGGAACAACCTCGATGCCATCCCTCTCAACTTCCCGCGCATCACCTCCATCGACTCTTCCGGTCTCCGCAAACTCCCACCCATCCGCGTTGCCTGTGATGTTTCCAACCCACTCCTCGGCCCACGGGGCGCGACCCGAGTCTATGGCTCACAGAAAGGGCTGCCGCCGGAGGCCATGGAATCCGCCGAAGCAGGCCTCTCCCGGTTCGCGGAGATTTGCGGCGCACATTTCGGAACCCGCTTCCAGGAAACCCCTGGCGCAGGTGCCGCCGGAGGGCTCGGATACGGCCTCATGACCTTCTGCTCCGCCTCCCTCGAATCGGGTTTCGACTGCATCGCCGGAGCCCTCGGCGCAGAAAAACTCATCGCCCTCGCCGGTCTGGTCATCACCGCAGAGGGTTCGCTCGACTCCCAGACGCTCGAAGGCAAAACCCCGCATGGGGTTTCAAAACTCGCCCGGAAGCACGGTGTGCCAGTCTATGCCCTTGCGGGCCGCCTCGCGGACGAGGAACTACTGCACGGCCACTTCGATGGGATCGCCTCCATCATGAATTCCCCGATGACCTTGGAACAGGCCATCGAAAGCGCCCCGCAGCTCCTGGAACTGGCCGCAACCCGCCTCGCCCATACCCTGAGAAATTCCAAATCCTGA
- a CDS encoding OmpA family protein translates to MFRRPPESEKRNGDEENPFLLSFSDLMASLLAIFILALVVMMIQLHLKQKELEEDRQKVRLSLIELRESLAEIQETQQAVASALEGVGLREKSLEGMLEEIQKDLKEQGIEVLVTENGTVLRIPEKALSFGLNRFEVQERYRPAADLIGAALVKALKAEANRRILDTVFIEGHTDAVPNRREMGNWGLSTYRAISLWLYWTEEPGSYAELKALKSLAQDNGNGERPLISTSGYAETRPTGMPRPEELADDDPGNPADRRIDIRFTLASQEKKDLTGLKEKLQRMRSKTDELIDKLEGLE, encoded by the coding sequence ATGTTCCGCAGACCACCAGAGAGCGAGAAGCGAAATGGCGATGAGGAAAATCCGTTCCTTCTCTCCTTTTCCGACCTCATGGCGAGTCTGCTGGCCATCTTCATTCTAGCTCTGGTGGTGATGATGATCCAGCTTCACCTGAAGCAGAAGGAACTGGAAGAAGACAGGCAGAAGGTAAGGCTTTCGTTAATTGAGCTCCGAGAGAGCCTTGCCGAGATTCAGGAGACGCAGCAGGCCGTGGCCAGCGCTCTCGAAGGCGTCGGGCTCCGGGAGAAAAGCCTGGAAGGGATGCTCGAAGAGATCCAGAAGGACTTGAAGGAGCAGGGAATAGAAGTGCTGGTGACTGAGAATGGCACGGTGCTCCGCATCCCCGAGAAGGCACTGTCATTCGGGCTCAATCGTTTTGAGGTTCAGGAGCGTTATCGCCCGGCCGCAGACCTGATCGGTGCGGCCCTCGTAAAGGCTCTGAAAGCTGAGGCCAACAGGCGCATCTTGGATACGGTTTTCATTGAAGGCCACACGGATGCCGTTCCGAATCGGCGAGAGATGGGCAACTGGGGACTCAGCACCTACCGGGCGATTTCACTCTGGCTATACTGGACTGAGGAACCTGGGAGCTACGCGGAACTAAAGGCGCTCAAGTCCTTGGCTCAAGACAACGGGAACGGAGAGCGCCCGTTGATTTCGACCAGCGGATACGCGGAGACCCGCCCGACCGGAATGCCCCGGCCTGAGGAACTCGCGGACGATGACCCGGGGAACCCGGCGGATCGACGCATCGACATCCGGTTTACCTTGGCGTCTCAGGAAAAGAAAGACCTCACCGGTCTCAAGGAGAAGCTCCAGCGGATGCGATCAAAAACCGATGAGCTAATCGACAAGCTGGAGGGATTGGAATGA
- a CDS encoding helix-turn-helix domain-containing protein: MKPYQQIAPQWLTIEGATKYSGLSDGTIWTYIREGHIVSANIVLPGNSRGRRLINRPSLDAFIERYVVGTRREADQQQRALLDLLSTAADAIAEARRITAGVRDENDDDFPSVI, translated from the coding sequence ATGAAACCATACCAGCAAATCGCACCCCAGTGGCTCACCATTGAAGGAGCCACGAAATACTCAGGACTGTCCGATGGCACCATCTGGACTTACATACGTGAAGGCCACATCGTCTCGGCCAACATCGTTCTTCCCGGCAACAGTCGCGGCAGGCGACTCATCAACAGGCCGAGCCTTGATGCCTTCATCGAACGCTACGTGGTCGGCACCAGACGCGAGGCGGATCAACAGCAACGGGCTCTGCTGGATCTCCTTTCCACTGCCGCCGACGCAATCGCCGAGGCTCGCAGGATCACCGCCGGAGTCCGGGATGAAAATGATGACGACTTTCCGTCGGTCATTTGA
- a CDS encoding DUF262 domain-containing protein yields MDISPDKQNIDRVFSNTAYYIDFYQRDYRWTDEPVLRLLDDVFFKFTEQYARTADRDPSQETITAHYPWYYLNTYVTNVVSGRTYVVDGQQRLTTLSLMLIKLRHLAIQHQSPLQGWLETKIGGQQGFDRHFWMNHIGHQKAQQGLFDGKDAKEIDISSGITAENMVKNYATISTFIDKKLTDRHSFETFTFYFLYRLVLINLAVEQTDVSMVFEVINDRGVKLRPYEILKGKLLGQIDKIELDKDHYNELWETQAGAINAFKEDELDVFFRFYLKAKYADTRREGTKFDGDYHRAMFTTEMDEKLGLLHNPAKVKAFLKGDFTYYSNLFIKLRTAYNTDQQEFRGVYYNYLLDLDAPFLLVLAACLRDDPDEDEKIRAATAEVDRYFALLQLQSAYDSNEFADSLVRIAAAIREQDAGTFRAAFDAELTSAIASRRNVNEAEPLSYAAFKQTGINLNTRFKRYFFARIDEFLANGMNLNLKHPIADLVTKTGVKTGFHVEHILSWNAENKALFDGDEERFEQERNRLGGILLLKGKDNISSNNEAYHKKLKSYANTLYWNETLRADSYKSKLDMTALKKEHQLDLQPLDKFGPDELEARHKLLFQLIGIIWK; encoded by the coding sequence ATGGACATTTCCCCCGACAAACAGAACATCGACCGCGTCTTTTCAAACACCGCCTACTACATCGACTTCTACCAGCGCGACTATCGTTGGACGGACGAACCGGTGCTCCGACTGCTGGACGACGTGTTCTTCAAATTCACAGAGCAATACGCCCGCACCGCCGACCGCGATCCCTCGCAGGAAACCATCACCGCCCACTATCCCTGGTATTACCTCAACACCTACGTGACCAACGTCGTCAGCGGGCGCACCTACGTCGTGGATGGCCAGCAGCGACTCACCACCCTCTCTCTCATGCTCATCAAGCTGCGGCATCTGGCCATCCAGCACCAGTCCCCGCTTCAAGGGTGGCTTGAGACCAAGATCGGCGGCCAGCAGGGCTTCGACCGCCACTTCTGGATGAACCACATCGGACACCAAAAAGCGCAGCAAGGATTGTTCGACGGCAAGGACGCGAAGGAGATCGACATCTCCAGCGGCATCACCGCAGAGAACATGGTGAAGAACTACGCCACCATCAGCACCTTCATCGACAAGAAGCTCACCGACCGGCACAGCTTCGAGACCTTCACCTTCTATTTCCTCTACCGGCTGGTGCTGATCAACCTGGCCGTGGAGCAAACCGACGTCTCGATGGTCTTCGAGGTCATCAACGACCGCGGGGTGAAGCTCCGCCCGTATGAGATCCTGAAAGGCAAGCTGCTCGGGCAGATTGACAAGATCGAACTCGACAAGGATCACTACAACGAGCTGTGGGAAACGCAGGCTGGCGCGATCAATGCCTTCAAGGAGGACGAGCTGGACGTGTTCTTCCGCTTCTACCTGAAGGCCAAGTATGCCGACACCCGCCGAGAGGGCACCAAGTTCGACGGAGATTACCATCGCGCCATGTTCACCACTGAGATGGACGAGAAGCTCGGCCTGCTGCACAACCCGGCGAAAGTGAAAGCCTTCCTCAAGGGCGATTTCACCTACTACTCGAACCTATTCATAAAACTCCGCACCGCCTACAACACCGACCAGCAGGAGTTTCGCGGGGTCTATTACAACTACCTGCTCGACCTCGATGCCCCGTTTCTGCTCGTGCTGGCCGCCTGTCTCCGGGATGATCCCGATGAGGACGAGAAGATCCGCGCCGCCACCGCAGAGGTGGATCGCTATTTTGCCCTGCTCCAACTCCAGAGCGCCTATGACAGCAACGAGTTCGCTGATTCGCTCGTCCGCATCGCCGCCGCCATTCGCGAGCAAGATGCCGGGACGTTCCGCGCCGCCTTCGATGCCGAGCTGACCTCCGCCATCGCCTCGCGCCGTAACGTAAACGAGGCCGAGCCGCTCAGCTACGCTGCATTCAAGCAGACGGGCATCAACCTCAATACCCGCTTCAAACGCTACTTCTTCGCCCGGATAGATGAGTTCCTTGCCAACGGCATGAACCTCAACCTCAAACACCCCATCGCCGACTTGGTCACCAAGACCGGGGTCAAGACCGGTTTCCATGTGGAGCACATCCTTTCATGGAACGCTGAGAACAAGGCGCTCTTCGACGGCGACGAGGAACGCTTCGAGCAAGAGCGCAACCGCCTCGGCGGCATCCTCCTGCTCAAGGGCAAGGACAACATCTCCAGCAACAACGAGGCTTATCATAAAAAGCTCAAATCCTACGCGAACACCCTTTACTGGAACGAGACACTGCGTGCGGACAGCTACAAGTCGAAGCTCGACATGACCGCGTTGAAGAAGGAGCACCAACTCGACCTCCAGCCTTTGGACAAGTTCGGCCCTGACGAGTTGGAGGCGAGGCATAAACTATTGTTCCAGCTCATCGGAATCATCTGGAAGTAA
- a CDS encoding restriction endonuclease — MAIFRETIPLGWSYDDQGIAVFFKHKKDFDKVSLGLAKGRLADAYGRFQQLLESGEASVQETRGGVYLPGEDAVRLDAGTRECFGLPTAWPGSLILETHSVPNLCDFAAKLRIVDPLGHRIDSWSLRGAILEVGEERYLPDPETYACLAGYRQWQSLEAKSEVDHLRLIHVLTDAASRGCRADASSAGKIEITTAVEVTVDARDQKDGSILLTPVPITEELGRLLGEADKKGNDPAAILRNYVGKIATRVAQLDADGEEAILRIGNTLVLLDPNQTEQARSVARSRRVPPREAANFRKDPAKWLADHQFVHGEVEFLPRVIGIGEWAGGYLGAAGELGEKIDWFDKKPEPEKERKPSDESNEDAPPKDSETIEDDVDPNRQVPIIESNDEELRWGLRTNGEAEEGVISIKPDYTIYPRSPFPHQKDAVQWLGLHAERCGKPQRWSEEQKYWGAGALFADDMGLGKSLSTLVFLREWFLAWREKVGQPAPACLIVCPLSLVENWAGEIAKTFGDALSPFSRVVQAIPAAELGRFHAIPNGKDVVRPGLNGESGKVEQYGLTFGNGDEQSLDMPGTVVLTTYTTLRDHRFSFAGCNWSAVILDEAQNVKNPNALQTIAAKAMKGFFRVALSGTPVENHLGDLWCLMDTVEPGALGSFKDFRSRWIHPIRQDPSRMQEIGESLRKHLDTLILRRTKEEALEGLPSKAILPVRIPMTNEQAEIYDEILRCANAAADLEEGTRKTNQWLASMWELRRVSLHPDLSGDAAGTPASSETESRAYFGKSGKLRWLLEQLDTIRGDGEKVLLFAVQKKFQELLRRHLSIIYGVKISVINGDTKAVASGRSNETRLGLIEEFSKAPGFGICVLSPIAAGAGLNITAANHVIHLERHWNPAKEDQATDRAYRIGQKRDVRVYLPLLEHPSRPITTFDTGLHRLIDQKKQLAGSLGLIPTQAVGQEELFGEIFGNAEANGDHRSRPIGIADAVKLSWDHFEALIACLYERDAERVILTPRGRDHGADVLILGHKTEGNILIQVKTTAASKLDSEAAIRELKGAEPFFENAMNQRFPVKRLHTNAKHFSRRTIKAAKLYKTDAQGQSWLEENLKRVSVTMAEIISRNAHRESI; from the coding sequence ATGGCTATTTTCCGCGAAACAATTCCACTTGGGTGGTCATACGACGACCAAGGCATCGCTGTTTTTTTCAAGCATAAGAAGGATTTTGATAAGGTTAGTCTGGGGTTGGCAAAGGGACGGCTTGCCGATGCCTACGGGCGATTCCAGCAACTCCTGGAATCTGGGGAGGCATCCGTGCAGGAGACGCGAGGGGGCGTGTATTTGCCCGGGGAGGATGCGGTTCGCCTGGACGCCGGAACCCGGGAGTGTTTCGGGCTTCCAACTGCATGGCCCGGTTCATTGATCCTGGAGACCCACAGCGTTCCGAACCTTTGTGATTTCGCAGCGAAGCTTAGGATCGTTGATCCATTGGGACATCGGATCGACTCTTGGAGTTTGCGAGGTGCCATCCTCGAAGTGGGAGAGGAACGGTATCTTCCCGATCCTGAGACCTACGCCTGCTTGGCTGGCTACAGACAATGGCAGTCCTTGGAGGCGAAGTCTGAGGTAGACCATCTCCGGCTCATTCATGTGCTCACCGATGCAGCGAGCCGCGGGTGCCGGGCTGATGCCTCGTCCGCCGGCAAGATCGAGATTACGACAGCGGTGGAAGTGACTGTCGACGCTAGGGACCAAAAGGACGGATCGATTCTACTGACCCCGGTGCCAATCACTGAGGAACTCGGGCGCTTACTCGGTGAGGCAGACAAGAAGGGGAATGATCCGGCAGCGATTCTCCGCAACTATGTCGGCAAGATCGCGACCAGAGTGGCCCAACTCGATGCCGATGGGGAAGAGGCAATCCTTCGCATCGGGAACACCTTGGTGCTTCTTGACCCGAACCAAACCGAGCAGGCCCGATCCGTCGCGCGATCAAGGAGGGTTCCACCACGGGAGGCGGCGAATTTCCGCAAGGATCCGGCCAAGTGGCTTGCAGACCACCAGTTCGTCCATGGTGAGGTGGAGTTCCTGCCCCGGGTGATCGGCATCGGTGAGTGGGCCGGAGGTTACCTGGGGGCGGCCGGTGAGTTGGGGGAAAAGATCGACTGGTTCGACAAGAAGCCTGAACCGGAGAAGGAGCGGAAGCCTTCTGATGAATCTAATGAGGATGCTCCTCCCAAAGATTCTGAGACGATCGAAGACGACGTCGATCCGAACCGACAGGTGCCGATTATCGAATCGAACGACGAAGAGTTGAGGTGGGGGCTGCGCACGAATGGTGAAGCTGAAGAGGGAGTGATCAGTATCAAGCCTGACTACACGATCTATCCGAGGTCCCCCTTCCCCCACCAGAAGGATGCTGTCCAGTGGCTCGGGCTTCATGCAGAGAGATGCGGAAAGCCTCAGCGATGGTCTGAGGAGCAGAAATACTGGGGAGCCGGAGCCCTATTCGCCGATGACATGGGCTTAGGCAAATCGCTCTCCACCCTCGTCTTCCTCAGGGAATGGTTTCTGGCGTGGCGAGAGAAAGTCGGACAACCCGCACCCGCATGCCTGATCGTCTGTCCGCTGTCGTTGGTCGAGAACTGGGCCGGCGAGATAGCCAAGACCTTCGGCGATGCTCTTTCGCCATTCAGCAGGGTCGTTCAGGCAATCCCGGCGGCGGAGCTCGGTCGATTTCATGCAATCCCTAACGGCAAAGATGTTGTGCGTCCTGGGCTGAACGGAGAAAGCGGCAAAGTAGAGCAGTATGGCCTCACCTTTGGCAACGGTGATGAACAGAGTCTCGACATGCCGGGAACCGTGGTTCTCACGACTTACACCACTCTGCGTGACCATCGTTTCTCCTTTGCTGGCTGCAACTGGAGCGCCGTCATCCTCGATGAGGCTCAGAACGTTAAGAATCCCAACGCTCTGCAGACCATTGCTGCAAAAGCCATGAAGGGGTTCTTTCGGGTGGCCCTCAGTGGGACACCGGTAGAGAACCACCTGGGTGACCTCTGGTGCCTCATGGATACGGTCGAACCCGGTGCACTCGGGTCATTCAAGGACTTTCGATCCCGTTGGATTCACCCGATCCGACAAGACCCGTCGAGGATGCAGGAGATCGGTGAGTCCTTGAGAAAACACCTCGATACCCTGATCCTGCGCCGCACCAAGGAAGAGGCCCTGGAAGGTCTCCCAAGCAAGGCGATCTTGCCGGTTAGAATCCCGATGACGAACGAGCAAGCGGAGATCTACGATGAGATTCTCCGCTGCGCGAACGCAGCAGCTGACCTTGAAGAGGGCACAAGGAAAACCAACCAATGGTTGGCATCAATGTGGGAACTCCGTCGAGTCAGCCTGCATCCGGACTTGTCGGGAGACGCTGCCGGCACACCGGCTTCAAGCGAGACTGAGAGCCGCGCCTATTTTGGCAAATCAGGAAAACTCAGGTGGCTCTTGGAACAACTGGACACGATTCGAGGTGATGGGGAGAAAGTCCTTCTTTTTGCGGTTCAAAAAAAGTTCCAAGAGCTGCTCCGCCGGCATCTATCGATCATCTACGGGGTCAAGATCTCGGTCATCAACGGGGACACGAAAGCTGTCGCGAGCGGCCGTTCTAACGAGACCCGGCTCGGCCTGATCGAGGAGTTTTCAAAGGCCCCCGGCTTTGGTATCTGCGTTCTTTCCCCCATCGCGGCAGGAGCCGGGCTCAACATCACGGCCGCGAACCATGTCATCCACCTCGAACGCCACTGGAATCCCGCGAAAGAAGACCAAGCCACCGACCGCGCCTACCGGATCGGTCAAAAGCGTGATGTCCGCGTGTATCTCCCCCTGCTGGAGCACCCGTCGCGCCCAATCACTACTTTTGATACCGGCTTACATCGGCTCATCGACCAGAAGAAGCAGCTCGCAGGCTCGCTGGGACTGATCCCAACGCAAGCAGTCGGCCAGGAAGAACTTTTCGGCGAGATCTTCGGCAATGCAGAAGCCAATGGTGATCACAGAAGCCGCCCGATTGGTATTGCCGATGCCGTGAAGCTCTCTTGGGACCATTTCGAGGCATTGATTGCATGCCTTTACGAGCGGGACGCCGAAAGGGTGATCCTGACTCCTCGGGGACGAGACCATGGGGCTGACGTATTGATTCTCGGACACAAGACCGAAGGAAACATCCTCATTCAGGTCAAAACCACTGCTGCATCAAAGCTCGACAGCGAAGCCGCCATTCGGGAGCTGAAGGGAGCGGAACCATTTTTTGAGAATGCCATGAATCAGCGGTTCCCAGTGAAGCGGCTTCATACAAACGCCAAGCACTTTTCCCGTAGAACTATCAAGGCGGCCAAACTCTACAAGACGGATGCACAAGGTCAGTCATGGTTGGAAGAGAACTTGAAAAGAGTTTCAGTGACCATGGCCGAGATAATTTCAAGGAACGCGCATCGAGAATCGATCTGA